AGATAAGGGGGCGGGGGGCCAAGCAGCGGCCGCCACGTGGCACCCAGGCCTGGTCGCAAGAGAGATAAGGCCAggagcccccccccccgcccccgccggggAGGGGAGGCAGACAGGCAACACCAAGGGCACCGAGGCAGAGCGACGTTTAATAGGGCTGTTCAGGGCACAGTGCCAGGCCTGGGGGCATCCTGGGACAggacagggggtggggggatggccACTGAGGGGCCGGGGAACGCTCAGGGGTCCCTTGCAGCAGCTGACAGAAGCGGGGGGGCCAATGGGAAGCGGCCCCGGGGCGGGGCGCTCAGCGCTCCCAGTCCTGGCAGACGTGGAGGCCCCACTCCCAGGACAGGTGGGCGGTTCTGTCGTCATCGGTGAAGAAGGACGTGACCACGTAGGCACCCCGCACCAGCGCGCCTCGGGGCGCCTCCTCTACCGGAGTCACGAACTCATACTCCTGGGCGCTCGGGCCGTAACTGCCCACCATGTAGACGGCTTTGTCCACTGCGGGGGAATGAGGGCACTGGGGGctgccctctgcccctctccAAGCCCGCCCCCCGCTGCTCCCTGCACCCCACCCTCACCTCGAAGGCCGTGGCGGTAGGTGTGATGCAGACACTTCAGTCCACTGACGATCTCCTTGTTGACCTGAGAGACAGACAGTGTTAATGGGAACTtctggggctgggcctggggctggctgGTGTCCCCATGACAGCGCCCTCACCTTGAAGGTAATCTTCACTTTGTAATCAACACCCTCCTTCAGGACAAACACCTGGTTTTTCAGCGCAGCCAACTCCCCTGTTAGGGAAAGTGCAGTTAAGTGTGAACTCCTGTGAGGATGAGACTCTGAGCCCGGAGCCCCCATGGGGGGCCTGTGTCTGTGGGCTCTGCAATCTGAGGACTTGGGATTGGGTCCTAAGAGGTCCATGGCGATGAACTCAGGTCTCTACCCCAAAGATCAGTTGCAGAGGAGGTTACCTGTGAGGTCCCTGCCTGGGGCTCAGGGTTGTGCCAGGCATCTGGGAGTTACCTGTGAGGTCCATGACGATGGGCCCCGGGGCCTGCTCAGATATCAGTGTCAGCCTAGTCACCTGAACGTTGGGCAGGCTTGGATCTGAAGAGAAACCACGAGTCTACAGGTGCCCCTATCCCGCCCTCCCCCCAGGCCCAGGGCGTGGGCGTACCCACGGCAGGCAGCACAGGCCCCAGCAGGGCCCGCTTGTACTTGACCAGGCTCTCGTCGTCCGGATCCAGCTGCTGGATCTCCAGGAGGCTCTTCTTCCCCGGGGCCCGGTACTCGGGCACAGCCTCGTCCAGCGCCTCTTCCGGTGGCAGCTGCCCCCCCTCTTTGTCAGTCAGGAGGACTGGGGTTTGGGGAGGCCGTGTGAGCAGCTGCTGCCAGCTGACCCTGGCCTTTGCTGGAGCCTGCCATATGGCCAACTGGGCCTCCCACCGCCCAAAGGAGGGGACTGAAGAGGCAGCCGGTGAGGGCTCTGGGAGCCGGGTGGGCAGGAAGATGCAGACTAGCATCCACGCCCAGCCTCTTCAGGAGGGGCCTGGCTAGTGCAGGAGGCTCCCAGAGACAGGCAATGGACCCCTGGAGGCACCAGCCACTTTCCCCTGGCCCGACCCTTCATGTAGAGCCCCTCCCTGACTCTGAGGCCAAaggtgaggagagggaagggccCAGATGGGGAGCAGCCCTGGGGGCCGGGGTCCACACTGCAGAGTGTTGACCACTGAGATCTCTGGAGCAGAGGCTGCTCCCCGACGCCCTGCAGGGCCCCTGGGCCCCGTTCCCACAGCGCTCTGGGACAGCTCTGGGTCCCCACCACACTGCCGGGAGCTAGCTTCCCTGAATGCCTCCCCGCGGTGCAGGGGGTTCCCCCACACAATGCCCCACACAATGTTTGGTTCTCACCAAACCCCTCTGCTTATGTTCTGAGGCCACCGCCCCAGGTGACTCCAGACCCTGTCAGCTGAGCCCAGTCCCCAGGCCTTAATGGGGGTCACTCCCAGTCCTTTGCACAGTCCCGGGAGCCGGCTCCCATGGTGCCCTGGGGCCGGGTCTCTGAGTCCCTGCCCACTGCGCCCGGGTCTCTGCGGGCTTCTCACCCTCCCCAAGGGGCGCGAGCCCCACCCAAGGGAGAGCGGACCTCAGGGGCAGGTTCCCGCGGGGAGAGGGGCCCCCGGCGGTCCTGGCTTCACAAGCAGACCCGCCCCCTCTTGGCCCCTTGCCCCATGACTGTCTAGCCTGGGAGAAGCCCCCCACCCTCTCCAGAGCGCGGCGGGGGGACCGCACCGCAAGGTCCCCACCAGCGCCCCCAAAGTTTCCGCGGGGGAGAAGCGGGTCCGCCCTGGGCTGAGCGCCCCCGCCCAGAGCCCCCCGCCCACGTGGCCGCCCTGGCCCCAGCCGGGCCGCTCACCTCGGGCGCACAGCGCCAGCCGGAGCAGTTCCAGCAGCTGCGCCCCCAGCTCGCACGCGTCCAGGCCCAGCATGGTGGCCCGCGGCCCGGCTCCGCCGCCGAGCCGCCGAGGAGCCGCCgcccgccccgccgccgcccgGCTCGGCGCTCAGCCCCGGCGCGACTGCGGTGAGCTCATCCCGGCCGGGAGCGCCCCCCGCGCCCAGCGCCGCGCCCGCGCCGCGCGCCCCCAGCCGCTCCGCGGACCCCGCGCAGCCCCGCAGAGACGCGCGTGTCGCCCGCTCGGCGCCGGCACCCGGTCGTCCCCGCCGCGGGCGCACCCGAACCCCGCACGGCAGCCGCGGACACAGACGCACACGGCCGCGGTCACGGTCCCAGCCTTCCGCCCCGCCTGCACCCCGCTCTGGCCATCAGGGCGGCCCCACCCCCGCGGCGCCGCCGGGAGTCTGGGGAGTCTCCGGGGAAGCCCTCTAGGCGGGGCGGTTGGGGCCCGGGGCGCCGAGGGGAGCAGGTGCGTCCCCCCCACAAGTCCCCAGGCTCTTGTTACCTGACGGCAGCGCAGGCCGCACCTGGGGGCCCCCCCTCCTCCTACACCCTCTGGAGCTTCAGTCTGGGCAGAGGGGACCCCTGGAGTGTGCCCAGCctcggggggtgggggagctgcg
This genomic interval from Bos mutus isolate GX-2022 chromosome 25, NWIPB_WYAK_1.1, whole genome shotgun sequence contains the following:
- the ARHGDIG gene encoding rho GDP-dissociation inhibitor 3 encodes the protein MLGLDACELGAQLLELLRLALCARVLLTDKEGGQLPPEEALDEAVPEYRAPGKKSLLEIQQLDPDDESLVKYKRALLGPVLPAVDPSLPNVQVTRLTLISEQAPGPIVMDLTGELAALKNQVFVLKEGVDYKVKITFKVNKEIVSGLKCLHHTYRHGLRVDKAVYMVGSYGPSAQEYEFVTPVEEAPRGALVRGAYVVTSFFTDDDRTAHLSWEWGLHVCQDWER